The nucleotide window CTACTACCATCGAGGAACTCCCTCTACATATTATCCCTGTTAAACTACAATCAGTTTTCATAATAGGTTTTGTATGATACTGGATGTCGGAAGGTAGCTCCCAGAAATCTACCATTATAGTTCTTTGAATTGCCAGATTGTATGCATGCAAGGAAAAAACATCTAGAGTATGTATACATGCAAGACATGCATAGACTAACATGCCTCAGTTCCACTTCCTTCAATGGGTGGATTGTAAACCTTCCCTGTACTAGCTGGACCTCTAGTAAGATCACCAAACTCATTTATTGACCAGCCATGCTTCCCCGGACGCAACCCACTGAAATTTGCCTCGATTCTAGCCAACTCCATATGTGTCTGGGCTAGACGAACTACTCCGAAGATATCTGGGCCTTTAAATTCAGCGACAGCTGCAGAAACAAGGAAATCTGCCAAAATGATGCAAGATTAGCTAACATATGGTCGAGAGACTCGTCtcttaacttaaaaaaaaaaaaaaatacagccACCCCACTCCTCTCGTCCAACAAGGAGGCagttttcaaacaaacttataATTTAGTATTTTAACATCTCACATTGAGAGAAACCAATGACTCTCATAAGTTTAATAGAGTCATAGACCAATTCAAGACACATAATTATAGTTTGATGAAGCAGATAGGTGACTGTAACACATTAAATACATAAACTGTAAAGTAAACTTCACATCAAAGTGAGTTATAGGATTGGCACATAATGAAGACAAACTTAATATAAAAGTGAATTATTGGATTGGCATACAATGACTGCGAGTTCACGCtaaaatcatcatcttcaaaGGTGAGACATATTtatcaatcaaattaaataaTCCAGAATTACCCACCTTCAGGTAAACCTTGACCAATCAATCGAGCTTTACGGCCGGTTTTCTCCAAAGCATTTTCCATGGTTTTCACAGGTGAAGAACCAagaattctaacaacttgaTTGCTCAAGTCTACATCAACACTCTTAATACCTAGTAAATGTAAGACAAAAGAATGTGCAATCAAATAATATTGAAATTCAAACATGTTTTATGTGCGCTAGTAGTTAAAGTCAGATTAACATATACCTTCCAAACTCTCTAGTTTACTCTTGACAGCACTAACACAGTCTTCACACTTCATATCCACCATGAACTCTGTCTGTTTTAATTCAAAATTGGATCACATCATAACAAACAATAACTATTTTAAGGACTAAAAATCCAATAATTTCAGCCAAAGCTAAGGTTATTAGGTCTATGGATCACCACGGCTTTACTATTAGACCCACAAATTTATTAACTTCCAattaaaaatcatgaaaatattgttTGAGCATCCAAAACTACAAGGTGTCAAGTACACAGCCTTCATATAAAAAGTTCAACCTCAATGCTCCACAGAATTCCTATAATGAGATTAAACTCATATCCTAGTGCCAAACATTTTTGGCAATTATAAAAGATTTATAGCTACATGAAGAAATATAACCAGGAAAATATACCTAAAGTgcatatctttgatacttccaccACCAATAtggaaaataaaagattaacaCAAAGCATCATAGTTAAGAAGTCTCAACAAGAACCCCACACAGCCAAAGCTGCAGATAAATCACGCGAGACATTGCTATTTGAATAAAGAAACAGTGAAAAGAAGAGAAGCTAAGGGGAGATGTATTTTTCCTCATTTGGAAAGAACGGGATGAGGGTGAGAGGGAGGGAAAGAGGAGAAAATGGAGGGAAATGTCCCCTTTTTTCTTGAATATTAACAGACTTGGAAGGAAAAAAAGAGAATTGAAAACCATCCCTATCCCTTCCCTCTTTTTCTGCTTCATCCAAACATGGAAATAGCTCTCCCCAAACTCCCCTCCTTCCCCCCCCTCCCCACCCTACATTGATATCAAAGTTGCCTAGTTGTCAatctcatagtcatatgttaatgCAAGTACTAAAACTCTTGAAAATAACAATAGATTTGAACACATAATCGAACATGCTCTATCGTGTACTTTGGAGAAGGAGAATATGGTTGTGTCGAGTTATGGTGAATTGAGGTTTGGGTCGATACATGAAGTGGTCGATGTGCGGGCGCATGAGGCTTGGCTAAGGATGCTAGACCacgccttgaacgaggcaaggcaTGGTAGAGTAGTTGCTCGAACAAGGCAACACGCAAATAGCAAACAGAAGAGTCTGCTCGTTCAAGCCCCATGAAGGCTCATTCGAGCAGATTAGAAATCAGCAGGCAGTAGATTAAGGTAAGGCCCTTGAACGAGCAAGCCATTGGCTCGAACAAGCGGCATGCCAAGAGTCCAACCATAAGTTTCTATTTACGTTTTGGGGATTGAAGGGGGCATTATTTCTGAGTTTATTGTCATGCGTGATTCTAGAGTGTAGTATACCTCTATATAAAAGGCACATACATTCCTAGAATTAACACAGAACATTGTGGTGAGGGCCAATATACAAGTGAGAGACTAGGGTGTTTACCAAGagagttttaatctttgtatcAGTATTGTTAGATCTCTATTGTTAGGTGATAGTTATCTTGAGAGATTATTCTCAAGTTTGGAAaggttatttatattatattgttgaatcaGATATAAATTAACAATTGTTGAGGAAGGTATTCAAGATAACTCATACATCTTGTGTTCTTCTTCAATTGATTCTTATTGTTGTTTTCATTTGTAAAGCTCATTTATAGCTTTCATTTCATTACATTTTATGAATAGGAAGAAGGACAATAGAACATTTCATATACAAAATTAAGCAAGCAAACGCATAAATTAGCATATGCTTAGTGTTATAGCAAATAAGAAAAGTATTAACACATAATAGTGATTTAAGTGAAACGATGCACAATAATCCATCCTCCAGAATACTTTTAATCACTTGCTACTACTTGGATAAGatattttcattcaaaacagCAAGTATTACTTATTTCTAAGATCCCTAAAGTATTACAATATAAGCTTTAATTGTTTCTATAATTCCTAATTCGGCATATCGTAGTATTACACAAAACCAACACAAAAAAGGAGAGAAAACAGATTGGAAAACTTACCATTAAGTCCGGCAAATTCATATTTTCCTGCAAAGCAAGCAATAATCAATTTCAGTCTAACAGCtctaacaaaaatcaaaaattaaagagAAGGAAAAGAGAAAGACAAACATGAGAAGATTTGGCATCCTCCATTTGAAGAGCAGAAGGTGGAGAGATAAAATTCTTGGCAAGTCCCAATCTAGTACCAACGCCGGAACTCAGAATTGATTGAGGAAAGAGAAAGCGAAAGTCGAAAGGTTTGAAGATcggagaaggagaagaagaagaagaagaagaagaaagggaaGAAGCGATGTAAGCAGCAGGCAGAGCTGTGGCTGCAATGGCGGTGGTAGTTGTGGCAATTGACCTCAATATCATcattttagtataattttgattttctcatGGTCAATTATACAACGCAAATTCTAAAATCACTGTGATAATACTTTTAAAGTGATGATTTTACTTACTTTtggaatgttttttttttttgcattaatcactatttaatttaaatttattatttttaatcttcAAAAGATAGAAATATACTAGTTTCAGAATGAGATGATCGCATATAAGACTTATTGATAtgcatatttttaatttttcaacaatttttttttaaattacggCAAAAAAGGTTAAATGAATTGAACACATAATTTTAGCTCGAATGAATTCctattttttaacttaattttagctgcttttgatttttttcatcttatttCAAGTATCACTTTTTAGATGTATGTTAATTTGCTATTTTATATCAGTTTagtttagttttatttaattcaatattttcatTCTAAGACAACATATCTCTAAttctttttaagaaaattatatatttatcacatttcatcataaaatatatattgaaaaattaatattcctaaacacaatattaattttattactttgttaatcctttattttaaaaaggtgaaatttattaataataaatcaacTTTACCTCAATtcgatgaaaaaaaaatgtttaattttaaataaatccacatattgagtattattgttgaaaataaacACTCATCGTTCGTTTATAAGCCTCTTTGTAAGTCaaataattaagaataaacaataactaaatttatttttagcaattatattaaatagatagattatcaaaaaataaataataaatgagttTATTTCTAGCAGATTAATCGATGTTGGTGAGAATTTTTTGCTAATATCTTGCATTAATGAAAATAGGAAGAATTATGCCCTTTCTCTATTTGTTTGACTTTTGTCTTATAGCCCAGGCTGTGGTAGTACTATTAGCACATAAATAGTGGAAAATGAACAAGCTTagattaaataaaaagattgttaCAATATTGATGTCTACCCTAGAGAACTACAATTTCTCTATTAATTCTACAACAGCATTTAACAATAAAGGTAGACTTTACAAGAAGTTTCTGTAACAAAAATGCTTCATTAACAAATCATCTCAAATTAGCCAGTGTTGAAAGAGAACCACACCAGACCGATCAACCAAATCCAGGCGGAATATCAAGATCCTCATCATCGGCATCAGAAGCTCGCTTGTGCTTTCCAGATGATGAAAAACTAGGAGGAGGACTAGAACCATCTTTCTTTGGTGATGGATCAACATCGTTACGAGGTCCTCTCGTAAGTTCTTCAGACTTATTACTAGGATGAGACTGTTGTGTTTCAGATTCTGAATTGTGATTGTTTGCTACTGTATGATTGTGCTGAAAGCAACCTCGAGAATCTATATGATTTCCA belongs to Amaranthus tricolor cultivar Red isolate AtriRed21 chromosome 17, ASM2621246v1, whole genome shotgun sequence and includes:
- the LOC130803882 gene encoding copper chaperone for superoxide dismutase, chloroplastic/cytosolic isoform X2, producing the protein MMILRSIATTTTAIAATALPAAYIASSLSSSSSSSSPSPIFKPFDFRFLFPQSILSSGVGTRLGLAKNFISPPSALQMEDAKSSHENMNLPDLMTEFMVDMKCEDCVSAVKSKLESLEGIKSVDVDLSNQVVRILGSSPVKTMENALEKTGRKARLIGQGLPEDFLVSAAVAEFKGPDIFGVVRLAQTHMELARIEANFSGLRPGKHGWSINEFGDLTRGPASTGKVYNPPIEGSGTEACPG
- the LOC130803882 gene encoding copper chaperone for superoxide dismutase, chloroplastic/cytosolic isoform X1; this encodes MMILRSIATTTTAIAATALPAAYIASSLSSSSSSSSPSPIFKPFDFRFLFPQSILSSGVGTRLGLAKNFISPPSALQMEDAKSSHENMNLPDLMTEFMVDMKCEDCVSAVKSKLESLEGIKSVDVDLSNQVVRILGSSPVKTMENALEKTGRKARLIGQGLPEDFLVSAAVAEFKGPDIFGVVRLAQTHMELARIEANFSGLRPGKHGWSINEFGDLTRGPASTGKVYNPPIEGSGTEALGDLGTLEVDEKGESYYSGTKKMLRIVDLIGRSIVLYSSEDKSDPGLAAAVIARSAGVGENYKKLCTCDGTTIWEAKPDFVSKV